The following DNA comes from Methanophagales archaeon.
AAACTTTAATAAAGCTTGATCAAAATGCTGCTTCGCCGTAGGGTACCGTAGTAAGTGTCTCAAAAGCGCCGAGGAGGGGCGCGATGAGGATAAGAATACTCAAATGAAAAGGGAGTAATAAAATGGCGGTATTAGATCTTCGTGGAATAATCTGCGACAAAACTCAGGAGGCTGTTGATGAGCCATATTTTGTCGTAAACGGTGTCAGAGTATGAGGTCCGGCGAGTATGAGAACACGGTTTACGCAGGTGATTAGAGAGTAGAGGAGCCCGTATACTTTAGCGGTGGTGGCAATGCTATTGTCGAGCTTTGGGAACGTGATCCTGCCCGGTCGGAGCTAATAAGAGGTCCGTTGTGGATCGATGAAAGATTTGCTCGCATTCTCGCGGTAAATCCGAGAAAAGACCGCAGACATATCTTTCACGGCGATAGGGGCATTCCTGGAGATGCGACCTACACGTTAACCTATCGTGTATCTCGTGTACAGGCACCCCCGGGTCTGGACACTAATCGTTGATTTCGCAGAAAAAAAGTGATGCCACTCGCTAATAGACGTAGAAGAAGAAGGGAGGAAGGATGGAAAAAACAGAGTCCAAAACTAAGGAGCTCTGCCTTTTTATTTTTGTACCTATTCATGTTTTTTAACTTCTTCTCTTTTGATAAACCTGAGGTTTTTGAGCCTCCCCTTCCCCTGAATCTAATAAAAGAAAGCCGTCTAAAAATTGTTAAAATCCGAAACTTCACTCATTCTCTGAGTCCAGGTAGTCTGACGGCAAACGAAACTCGGTATATATTTCTGCCATCTTTACGTCCGTATAATCTCCGGCTCTCGGTGAAATTGCCACCCAATCGCTTCACTATCGCACGTGAGATCCTGCGCCCACACTCCATGCTGCTGACGTAAATATCCAGCCCCTCTTTTAATAACTGCTGCCTGGTTACGAACTCCTCACCACTCAATGAAGCCTGTGCGATTTCTACTGCCGTTGCAAGTTCCTCATCGGCAGGATACCTGTCCTGTGCTCTTATCTGTACTATAGCAGCGTAATAACCACCTGCTATCCTGCTGCACCTATTACAGGTCCCTGTTTTTATATCTACCTCTATCTCCCCCGTTTGCTCTACTGTTACACCCTTTATCTCCGCTCTCACAGTCACTGTCACTATCTCCCTCGTTCTTCCGCTATCTCTAACTATCTGGTTCACCTCCACCCTGCAACTCTCCAGTCTATCTCTATATCTCCTCCTTATTTCTCTTGACACTATATGAACTACTGCATCTTCTATACTCGTCCTCTCACCGCCCCTGAAGTAAGCGCCACACTTCCTGCACATGGACACGCGTACCTTCATCGCATCGGGCTCAATCAATTGAATGGTACCCATGAAACACTCACGGCATAAGGAATCAATCAAGTCATCCGTTATCTTACCGCATTGCGGACAGAACTTCTCCCATTTCTCTTTCGTCATATTTCTATCTCTATTTCTGAAACTCCAGGTCCATTATTTGTTCTTGGTTGTGGATATGAATTTATTTTGTCGCTTATTTGTTATCTCACTTACTCTCCTGTACTTTTAAACCCACTTCCGCTTTCCCTTCTTTCCCTTCGTCTGCAGTTTTTGCATAATATGATATCTTAACACCCATGAGGGAGATGATAATAGCACCAAGGAATGCAAAGAAGAGCGACTGATAAGCCATTGGATAATTGCCTTCGTTTAATAACAGTACACTCTTGCTACCACCCCAGAGAATAATTCCAGAGGCGATAATAGAGAACATAATAGCCCAGTGCGCTATCACCCTCTCACCCTCTATAAACATATTCAGCATCTTACCGGTCAGAGGGGCTAATGCTGCACCTACATACCACCATATCGCATACTCGATGAAGACTACAACAGGTAATAGAGGTCCTCCTATCTCTGAACCCATTTTCATGTAATAATCCCAGCTGCCTACCATACCCTGAAATGTACCCAGAATCAATAACACAATAGAGCAGATATAAGCGACAAAGGATATCCTGCCACTGTATAGTGACTGTTTTAGCAGCTCCAGCAAATCCCATAGCAGCCTCTCACGTCCCAGACCCTTTAACAGTATATAAGTGCCAATAACTCCCAGGATTATTCCTATCGCCTTCCCTGATAGCTCAAACAGTAAAGAGATGGCTAACAGGACGAGAATGAGTCCTACAGGTGGCAGGAAAGTATGTGAGAACCCGGGTTCCTCTATCAGCTTCTTCATCATATAAAAAGTGCTCTCCAACGGCTTACTCTGCCTCACAACCACTCTTCGTACCGAATCTATCTTCATCCGCGATTGAATGACAGGTATGATACATTCGTCCTCCGCACCATCACTCACGAGTATTGCAGATTCAGCCCCCAAGCTGGAGAGAACTTTATCCAGCTCCTCTCCTATCTTCCTGTCTGATACGATTCCAAGATTCTTATCTCCGGCAATCAATGCAATCTCCGCCGATCCAGCATTCTCCGATTTCAGTCTATCGTATACCCTGATCGCCTCAAATATCGCATTAATATCGGAATCTTCCGGGTCCGCAAGCCCAAGCCTGGTAGCAGCCGCTATGCTCGCTTCTCTACCTAGAATTGGTGTTTTTAAACCCGCCTTCTCTCCTATATCATTGTCCCTGTCTACACAGATAATTAGCGTCCTTACCCTCAAGCTCACCAAGAAGCCTCCCATTCTTAGGAAGGTTTTATTATATTTAAATCTATTCTGTTACTGTTATATTTTATAGTCCATAAAGTATAACATTTCTTTGGTAAAGCTTTTTTTTGAAAGAAAGGTTTTTTTAACGATGCAATGACGGACCGAAATGAAGTTTTCTATTACTTCTATTACTAATACTATCACAAATCCATATCTATCAGCGTCCTCATTGTTTTATCACATGCAGTAGTAGCATGAGAGACCGCTCTGCCGAAGTTAGCATGTGCCTCCCGATAATCTGCCTCCTCTATCTTCCGTCTCACCTCTTTCAACTTCTCTTCTACCATTGCGAACTCGGGCTGTCCTGTTGCCCTCAATGCCATTCCTATCTCCACAACGAGGGCATCGAAGAATGCATCCATCGTCTTCTTCGCTCCCTCCAATTCACATGCTTCCAATGCTTCCATCACCGCCAGCATCTTTGAGCCTATGATCAACTCTGACTTTATACGCTCGCCAAACTGATAGTTTATTATCTCCTTCTTTATCATGCTGGACTATTCCTGCTACGTTATTATAAAACTTTTCTTATTGTGGACCCGAACACCCAGACAAGTATCGTGCAATTCCATACTGCCTACCCACTGATGAAGGGAGGATAGAATCGGAGTGATTACCGTATTTAGTTTTATATAAAATGATTTTTCTTTAAGTTCAAGTTAAAGCTAAAGCTAATGGAGATGGATAAGGAAAATACCCTCCGGCTCGCGGCACTACTTCACGACATCGGTAAGTTCTGGCAGGGAAGTGGTGAACCACATGATAGTAGATATAACCATCTCACCCCCGAGGATTATGGAAAGCATGGCGCACATGCAAAATGGAGTGCAAGTTTCGTCGTTAACTATCTGCCAGAAGAATTTCAAAATTGTGAATCTTTAGTATCATACCATCATAATTCAAAGAATCGTGATTTAAATTTAAAGATTATCGCGCTGGCAGATTGGCTCTCGTCAGGCGAAAGAAGGGGATTAGAGGAAGGAGAAGGAAAGGGAGAACGAGAGAAGACACCGTTAATATCCATCTTTTCGAGGATTGATATCGGGAAAGGCAGGTCATCCTCTGAATACTCTGAATATAGATACTATTATCCAGTCAAAAAGCTGGAATTAAATAGAGATGTTATATTTCCAAAACCGTTAGAAGATTTAAAGAGAGAGTCAGGACCAGGAGCAGAAGATTGGCTGAAGGGCGCTTATAAATGTTTATGGAATGAATTTGTGGACGAAGTTAAAGAAATAAAAACGATAAGGGATTTTGATGCGTATTTCAACACGTTATACCATCTTTTGCAGAAATATACATGGTGCGTACCGTCAGCGGTCTGGAGGTCAAAGCCGGATGTCCCACTCTTCGACCATTTGAAGACAGCATGCGCTATTGCTTCGTGTCTGTACAAATCGAATGTAGAAGAGGAATACCTCGATAATGTGATGAACGGGCTCGAGAAAAGGAGAAGGGGGAATTTAAGCGAGTGCGAAGAAGCCCTGAACGAAGCTAAATTTCTACTCATAGGCGGTGATATTTCTGGAATACAGAAATTTATTTATGCAATAACCTCAAAAGGGGCTGCAAAGGGTTTACGTGGCAGGTCTTTCTATTTGGAGTTGCTATCAGAGAGCATTGCGAAATATATCTTGCGAGAATTGAGCTTGCCTTTCACAAACCTGCTTTATTGCGGTGGTGGGCATTTTTATATCCTTGCGCCGGGCGTTGTAGAAGCGGATTTAAATGCGATTCGCAAAAGAATTGCCGAAATATTATTGGAAATTCACAAAGGAGAACTTTATTTAGTGCTTGAATGGCTTCCTTTGTCTGCTAATGATTTTCAAAATGAGAAGTTCGGTATAAAATGGGGCGAAATTGGTGATAAGATAGCATTGGGAAAGAAGAGGAAATTCACAGAGATTTTAGAGATGCCGGGAATGCACGAAAAAATTTTTGGACCGATAGACAGAGGGGGGACGAGGTGTGAGATCTGCGGTAGTGAAGAGGGAGTGAGGGAAGAGGAGGGGAGAATGGTATGTAGCTTTTGTAAAAGTTTAGAAGTGCTTGCAAAGGATATTGCGAGAGCGAATTACTGGATTGAGACATGGAAGGAGGGCATAAAAATAAGAGAAGAGGAGAGAGGGTGCTGGAAAGATGCTCTCTCCAAGTTTGGTGTTGAATATGAGTTCAAGGAGAATATAGAGATAGAGACTTTAAAGAAGGAGGACCCTGAGCATGAGCATATATTTGTGTATAAGTTAAACGATACAAATTTTACGGATGTTATTTCAGGATGTACGGGTACGGATATGGAAGTTCCAATCTCTTTTGGCTTTAAGTTCCTGGTGAAGAATACGCCGTATAATACTTCGGGCGAGATAAAAGATTTTGGTCAGATGGCTGATGATTCTGCGGGGATAAAGAGATGGGCGGTGTTAAGAGCGGATGTGGATGACCTTGGTATGATATTTTTGGGTGGTTTAGGGGAGGATAGAACAATATCGAGGATATCAAATCTGAGTTTCATGCTTTCGTTGTTCTTCAGGGGGTGGATAGAGAGGATATGCGAAGGCGAGGGATATAAGGGTAAAATATACGCGATTTATTCTGGTGGTGATGACCTTTTCATTGTGGGTTCCTGGGATAGGATGCCAGAGATAGGTAAGAGGATTTACGAAGATTTCAGAGTTTTTACGTGCAGAAATCCGAATATTACCTCATCTACGGGTATCACCATAGCACCTTCAAAGAAATATCCCTTATCTCAGGCAGCAGATACGGCAGGAGAAGCATTGGATAAATCAAAGAGTTTAAAGAAGGAGGATTCCACGCCAATAGAGAAGGATGGTATCACATTTTTAGGAATGCCGGTGAAGTGGTATGAGTTTAGCGGTGAGATCACCAATCTCAAAGCTAATCTTGAGAAGCTTCTTAAAGCGGGCGGCGTATCTCGCGCTATTCTACAAAAATTATATGAGATTTATGATGAGTATAAGCGAGAAAGCGCAAAGCATGGTGAGGCTCTGGCGAAGTATGATGACCGGTATGGTAGGTGGAGGTGGCTATTGGCGTATGTGATTGCGAGAACGAAAGTTTCAAAGGAGAATGAGCCCTTATTGAGGGAAACAGAAAAGCTTATTCGTAAAAATATAGAGTATTTGCCTATCGCAGTGCGATGGGTGGAATTTTTGACGAGGAAGGAACAGGGTGAGAAAAATGGATAGGAGGAATATTGTGGAAAAAATAAAAAAGGATTTGCCTGATATTTTGGCAGGGGATAGTAAGAAGTTGGTGGAAGACGCCAAAGACTTGGGAGAACTTTTAGGGAAAGAGAAAAGAGAGGGGGGAACAGGGATGACCACATCCCAAATCCGAAATATCTTCAGTGAAGTGAAAAAGATGGAATTCGATAAATACAAAATAGATCTTTTAAGACCGAAATTAGCATATACTGCGGGCAGGCATCGAGAAGTACTGCCTCTTCAAGAAGTGCTGGACAAAGCAATCAAAGAAATAGACGACGATGAAGGTAAATTTGATAGATTCAAGGACTTCTTTGAGGCGATTGTAGCCTATCACCGGAAATGGGGGAAGGATTAGGAGGTAAAAATGGTAAAAATAAGCTTGGAAGGAAAAGTGTTGATAACGGGGAAGATAAGGGCGGAAACAGGCTTGAGTATTGGTGGTGCAACTGTTGGATTGGATATAGGGGGCTTGGATAATCCCGTGATAAAGGATCCGATAACAGAGCGACCATACATACCGGGGTCATCATTGAAGGGGAAACTAAGGTCGTTACTGGAGAAAGCGGAAGGATTGGAGTTTAATGCGAATGTTGGGGGGTCTCAGATTCACCAGTGCGAGGATGAAGAGAGTTTCAGTAGATGCAAAGTCTGCAAAATCTTTGGTCTGCCCGGTGAGAAAGGTTTTGGTGAGCCAACCCGGCTGATTGTGAGGGATGCTTTTTTAACAGAGCGAAGTACCGAGATGCTTAAAGAAGCAAGGACAGACCTGCCTTATACAGAAGTGAAATGGGAGAATGTAATAGATAGAATAACCTCAGCAGCGAACCCGAGACAGATGGAGAGGGTTCCAGAAGGAGCAGAATTCGAGTTCGGGATGATATACAACATCTTCAGTGAAGGTGATAAAAGCAATTTGAAGGAGGTATTCAAAGCGCTGGAGCTTTTAGAGCACGATTATCTGGGTGGAAGCGGTTCAAGAGGATATGGCAGGGT
Coding sequences within:
- a CDS encoding 60S ribosomal export protein NMD3, whose product is MTKEKWEKFCPQCGKITDDLIDSLCRECFMGTIQLIEPDAMKVRVSMCRKCGAYFRGGERTSIEDAVVHIVSREIRRRYRDRLESCRVEVNQIVRDSGRTREIVTVTVRAEIKGVTVEQTGEIEVDIKTGTCNRCSRIAGGYYAAIVQIRAQDRYPADEELATAVEIAQASLSGEEFVTRQQLLKEGLDIYVSSMECGRRISRAIVKRLGGNFTESRRLYGRKDGRNIYRVSFAVRLPGLRE
- a CDS encoding DUF373 family protein; protein product: MSLRVRTLIICVDRDNDIGEKAGLKTPILGREASIAAATRLGLADPEDSDINAIFEAIRVYDRLKSENAGSAEIALIAGDKNLGIVSDRKIGEELDKVLSSLGAESAILVSDGAEDECIIPVIQSRMKIDSVRRVVVRQSKPLESTFYMMKKLIEEPGFSHTFLPPVGLILVLLAISLLFELSGKAIGIILGVIGTYILLKGLGRERLLWDLLELLKQSLYSGRISFVAYICSIVLLILGTFQGMVGSWDYYMKMGSEIGGPLLPVVVFIEYAIWWYVGAALAPLTGKMLNMFIEGERVIAHWAIMFSIIASGIILWGGSKSVLLLNEGNYPMAYQSLFFAFLGAIIISLMGVKISYYAKTADEGKEGKAEVGLKVQESK
- the cas10 gene encoding type III-A CRISPR-associated protein Cas10/Csm1; the protein is MDKENTLRLAALLHDIGKFWQGSGEPHDSRYNHLTPEDYGKHGAHAKWSASFVVNYLPEEFQNCESLVSYHHNSKNRDLNLKIIALADWLSSGERRGLEEGEGKGEREKTPLISIFSRIDIGKGRSSSEYSEYRYYYPVKKLELNRDVIFPKPLEDLKRESGPGAEDWLKGAYKCLWNEFVDEVKEIKTIRDFDAYFNTLYHLLQKYTWCVPSAVWRSKPDVPLFDHLKTACAIASCLYKSNVEEEYLDNVMNGLEKRRRGNLSECEEALNEAKFLLIGGDISGIQKFIYAITSKGAAKGLRGRSFYLELLSESIAKYILRELSLPFTNLLYCGGGHFYILAPGVVEADLNAIRKRIAEILLEIHKGELYLVLEWLPLSANDFQNEKFGIKWGEIGDKIALGKKRKFTEILEMPGMHEKIFGPIDRGGTRCEICGSEEGVREEEGRMVCSFCKSLEVLAKDIARANYWIETWKEGIKIREEERGCWKDALSKFGVEYEFKENIEIETLKKEDPEHEHIFVYKLNDTNFTDVISGCTGTDMEVPISFGFKFLVKNTPYNTSGEIKDFGQMADDSAGIKRWAVLRADVDDLGMIFLGGLGEDRTISRISNLSFMLSLFFRGWIERICEGEGYKGKIYAIYSGGDDLFIVGSWDRMPEIGKRIYEDFRVFTCRNPNITSSTGITIAPSKKYPLSQAADTAGEALDKSKSLKKEDSTPIEKDGITFLGMPVKWYEFSGEITNLKANLEKLLKAGGVSRAILQKLYEIYDEYKRESAKHGEALAKYDDRYGRWRWLLAYVIARTKVSKENEPLLRETEKLIRKNIEYLPIAVRWVEFLTRKEQGEKNG
- the csm2 gene encoding type III-A CRISPR-associated protein Csm2; the protein is MDRRNIVEKIKKDLPDILAGDSKKLVEDAKDLGELLGKEKREGGTGMTTSQIRNIFSEVKKMEFDKYKIDLLRPKLAYTAGRHREVLPLQEVLDKAIKEIDDDEGKFDRFKDFFEAIVAYHRKWGKD
- the csm3 gene encoding type III-A CRISPR-associated RAMP protein Csm3, with the protein product MVKISLEGKVLITGKIRAETGLSIGGATVGLDIGGLDNPVIKDPITERPYIPGSSLKGKLRSLLEKAEGLEFNANVGGSQIHQCEDEESFSRCKVCKIFGLPGEKGFGEPTRLIVRDAFLTERSTEMLKEARTDLPYTEVKWENVIDRITSAANPRQMERVPEGAEFEFGMIYNIFSEGDKSNLKEVFKALELLEHDYLGGSGSRGYGRVKFEDINVYWNSKADYESGDVEIEKKEPINGEYTTPADIVKNFEAIREEIR